A genomic segment from Paenibacillus sp. FSL K6-1096 encodes:
- the thpR gene encoding RNA 2',3'-cyclic phosphodiesterase, with protein sequence MRPMEPELETERLFVAIPLPEILKDYLKNEAARVSSKYKFARWTHFQDFHITLHFLGDTPKENIPALYQALRKVSEAGRSFQLRLGEWGTFGLPDSPRVLWTGVSGELGPLQELQSRVVSATLPLGYRAEMRTYNPHLTVARKYQGEQPFPAEELENLRGQGDSSGEEIPDLGWTVDGFVVYATRMYAIPMYEMTEKFTFPTA encoded by the coding sequence ATGAGACCGATGGAACCAGAGCTTGAGACAGAACGCCTGTTTGTAGCGATACCTTTGCCGGAGATCCTGAAAGATTATCTGAAAAATGAAGCTGCCCGGGTGTCCTCCAAATATAAATTTGCCAGATGGACACATTTCCAGGATTTCCATATTACGCTGCATTTTCTGGGCGACACGCCAAAGGAGAATATTCCCGCTCTGTACCAGGCGCTGCGCAAGGTGTCAGAGGCAGGCCGGAGCTTTCAGTTGAGGCTTGGCGAATGGGGCACCTTCGGCCTCCCGGACTCGCCGAGAGTGCTCTGGACCGGGGTTTCCGGCGAACTCGGCCCTCTTCAGGAGCTGCAGAGCAGAGTCGTGTCGGCAACGCTTCCGTTAGGCTACAGAGCCGAAATGAGAACGTATAATCCCCATTTGACAGTGGCCCGTAAATACCAGGGAGAGCAGCCTTTTCCGGCAGAGGAGCTGGAAAATTTACGGGGGCAAGGTGACAGCTCAGGTGAGGAAATTCCAGACTTAGGCTGGACGGTTGACGGGTTTGTGGTGTATGCTACCAGGATGTATGCCATTCCTATGTATGAAATGACCGAAAAATTTACATTTCCCACCGCATAA
- a CDS encoding methyl-accepting chemotaxis protein: MGKGQRHKGLLGKVRNGASKQQVNLFRGRKGIGFKIASGYIILAIMVLLGGVVSLYHMNNMKKNTDNVINHIIPELNRIHNVNYLTEHVLTISLRHMLNNDPAIISGLEEERQLFIGKVTDTLKEYKGNLHEDKEITQLESLETKWNEFLSVNDQAIKHSSAGDKQLALEVSNKGVDVFNSMQVDLEALVAHSQKDAEDEGKVSADTFSNSLRISIVTLVFVLLVIGGISAVIRRTIIQPLKKVTAQVEQISGGDLTAEDTLIRNEDEIGLLAKTVNETNRTLREMVSRIREVSRVISEQGDELMHSIAETKEGSSQIAMTMEELATASGSQAEAAVDASKAVEALNALIENFAVRGTDLSLHSEQVRQKGEKGRSLMESSVAYMNEIAEAVSQSMETVEELNQKNEGIFRLVGSIRSISEQTHLLAINAAIEAARAGDSGRGFAVVAQEVRKLSEDVQRTVSEITDITQGIQHDSRAMVEQLRDGVAKTEEGSRQIVETGEALADINGSVSVMSVTIDDMGQDLQQMTGASETMNEFSQHISALSQQAAAGVEETSASAHQQLTSTAAVADGIGQLKLQLAELKESVTRFQV; this comes from the coding sequence ATGGGGAAAGGTCAGCGGCATAAAGGTCTGCTTGGCAAAGTGAGGAATGGAGCAAGCAAGCAGCAGGTGAACCTGTTCAGGGGCAGAAAAGGGATCGGGTTCAAGATTGCTTCAGGGTACATTATTTTGGCGATCATGGTTCTGTTGGGCGGGGTAGTCTCGCTCTATCATATGAATAATATGAAGAAGAATACCGATAATGTCATTAACCACATTATTCCGGAGCTTAACCGGATTCATAATGTCAATTACCTTACAGAGCATGTGCTGACGATCAGCCTGCGGCATATGCTGAACAATGATCCTGCCATAATCAGCGGGCTTGAAGAGGAACGCCAGCTCTTCATCGGCAAAGTGACGGATACTTTGAAGGAATATAAGGGCAATCTGCATGAAGACAAAGAGATTACCCAATTGGAATCGCTCGAGACCAAATGGAATGAGTTCCTGTCTGTCAATGATCAGGCCATCAAGCATAGCAGCGCCGGAGACAAGCAGCTCGCGCTGGAGGTTTCCAATAAAGGAGTAGATGTCTTTAATTCGATGCAGGTGGATCTGGAGGCCCTGGTTGCGCACAGCCAGAAGGATGCAGAGGATGAGGGTAAGGTATCTGCTGATACCTTCAGTAACTCCCTGAGAATCAGTATAGTAACGCTGGTATTCGTTCTTCTGGTCATTGGCGGGATTAGCGCAGTCATCCGCCGTACGATCATCCAGCCGCTGAAGAAGGTAACCGCACAGGTAGAGCAGATTTCAGGCGGTGATCTGACCGCGGAGGACACGCTGATCCGCAATGAGGATGAGATCGGCTTGCTGGCTAAGACCGTGAATGAAACTAACCGTACGCTGCGGGAAATGGTCAGCCGGATCAGAGAGGTCTCCAGAGTGATCTCGGAGCAGGGCGATGAGCTGATGCATTCGATTGCGGAGACCAAGGAGGGCAGCAGCCAGATCGCCATGACGATGGAGGAGCTGGCCACAGCCTCCGGCAGCCAGGCGGAAGCAGCGGTGGATGCCTCCAAGGCCGTAGAGGCACTGAACGCATTAATCGAGAATTTTGCCGTCCGGGGCACGGACCTCTCGCTTCACTCGGAACAGGTGCGGCAAAAGGGCGAGAAGGGCCGTTCCCTGATGGAAAGCTCGGTTGCCTACATGAATGAGATTGCAGAAGCCGTCTCACAATCTATGGAAACGGTGGAAGAACTGAACCAGAAAAACGAGGGAATCTTCCGGTTGGTCGGCTCGATCCGCAGCATTTCGGAGCAGACGCATCTGCTGGCTATCAATGCCGCAATTGAAGCGGCCAGAGCCGGCGACAGCGGCCGCGGCTTCGCGGTCGTTGCCCAGGAGGTCCGCAAGCTGTCGGAGGATGTGCAGCGGACAGTGTCGGAGATCACGGACATTACGCAGGGCATCCAGCATGACTCCAGAGCCATGGTGGAGCAGCTGCGCGACGGGGTCGCCAAGACGGAGGAGGGCAGCCGGCAGATCGTTGAGACCGGCGAAGCCCTGGCCGACATCAACGGCTCGGTCAGCGTGATGTCGGTGACAATCGATGACATGGGGCAGGACCTCCAGCAGATGACGGGTGCCAGCGAGACGATGAATGAGTTCAGCCAGCATATCTCGGCACTCTCCCAGCAGGCGGCGGCAGGTGTCGAAGAGACCTCGGCCTCGGCACACCAGCAGCTCACCTCCACCGCCGCCGTGGCGGACGGCATCGGCCAGCTCAAGCTCCAGTTAGCGGAGCTTAAGGAGTCGGTGACGCGCTTCCAGGTGTAA
- a CDS encoding D-2-hydroxyacid dehydrogenase, with amino-acid sequence MTRSIVCMQPLSSGQQERIRAAAPDYTLTLTDSRNADLELLAGAEIVIGWGKGIKDTLLRQDSPLRWVQTWSAGVEKLPLEALKERGILLTNASGVHAEPITAVIVGFMLMFTRNLHTAIRNQQRRRWHSDNQEGELTGKTAVIAGTGAIGSETARIAKAFRMNTIGVSRSGRPAEHFDRVFTTAELKEAVSQADFIINTLPITDETEGLFDRDIFGAAKQGAYYINIGRGATTHTDDLIAALNSGQLAGAGLDVFETEPLPEDHPLWGMEQVIMTPHCAGATDRYADRIVDIFVENIKAYRESGQPSRNLVDYSRQY; translated from the coding sequence ATGACCCGATCTATCGTATGTATGCAGCCGCTGTCCTCCGGACAACAGGAGAGAATCCGTGCCGCTGCGCCAGATTATACGCTCACCCTCACCGACTCCCGGAATGCCGACCTTGAGCTGCTTGCCGGGGCAGAGATCGTTATCGGCTGGGGCAAGGGCATCAAGGATACGCTGCTGCGCCAGGATTCGCCGCTGCGCTGGGTCCAAACCTGGTCTGCCGGTGTGGAGAAGCTGCCGCTGGAGGCTCTGAAGGAGCGAGGCATTCTGCTGACCAACGCCAGCGGTGTCCATGCAGAACCGATTACCGCGGTCATTGTCGGCTTCATGCTGATGTTCACCCGCAATCTGCATACCGCTATCCGCAACCAGCAGCGCCGCCGCTGGCACTCAGACAATCAGGAGGGCGAGCTGACCGGCAAGACGGCGGTTATTGCCGGAACCGGGGCCATCGGCAGTGAGACGGCGAGAATCGCCAAGGCCTTCCGCATGAACACGATCGGTGTAAGCCGCTCGGGACGTCCGGCGGAGCACTTCGACCGGGTCTTCACCACGGCGGAGCTGAAGGAGGCCGTAAGCCAGGCTGACTTCATTATCAACACGCTGCCGATTACCGATGAGACGGAGGGTCTCTTCGACCGGGACATCTTCGGCGCGGCCAAGCAAGGGGCCTATTACATTAATATCGGCCGCGGGGCAACAACCCATACGGACGATCTGATTGCAGCCTTGAACAGCGGACAGCTCGCCGGGGCAGGCCTGGATGTCTTCGAGACGGAGCCGCTGCCGGAGGATCATCCGCTCTGGGGCATGGAGCAGGTCATTATGACCCCGCACTGCGCCGGGGCCACGGACCGCTATGCCGACCGGATTGTCGACATCTTCGTCGAGAACATCAAGGCCTACCGGGAATCCGGCCAGCCTTCGCGCAACCTGGTGGATTACAGCCGCCAGTATTAA
- a CDS encoding cell wall hydrolase, whose amino-acid sequence MLIFKQSRYIALLVGVILVSFSAISLMNPDGSAATGQKGIQMDKLNSASHTSVELLVPGAASVLHRTSSSASTITPLLYSAAAKPVHAWTRELSAGWLSPEKLERTAPAKPAAVQPKAKPKPAAVSITSPVQAKAKASKQAAKGTTSANAKQAVTQQHPPATLFFSRTELLSQDQRAEATWSYAVSEEDLHLLQKIVMAEAEGEPYKGKVAVANVVLNRLRSANFPDTIREVIYQKRQFSPVANGRLKRVKPNKDSIRAVDAALRGVKEVTDDTYFFLSLTLAQDLTVHHSRTLAKTIGNHTFYK is encoded by the coding sequence ATGTTAATTTTCAAACAGAGCCGCTATATTGCACTGCTGGTTGGTGTAATTCTAGTGTCTTTCTCAGCCATAAGCTTGATGAACCCGGACGGTTCTGCCGCAACCGGGCAAAAGGGAATACAGATGGACAAGCTGAACTCCGCAAGCCATACGTCTGTGGAGCTTCTGGTGCCCGGTGCCGCTTCCGTTCTGCACAGGACAAGCTCTTCTGCCAGTACCATCACCCCCTTGCTCTATTCCGCAGCGGCGAAGCCGGTCCATGCCTGGACCCGTGAGCTTAGTGCAGGATGGTTAAGCCCCGAGAAGCTGGAGCGCACGGCCCCGGCCAAGCCGGCCGCCGTCCAGCCGAAGGCCAAGCCGAAGCCTGCTGCGGTGAGCATAACGTCGCCGGTGCAAGCGAAAGCGAAAGCATCGAAGCAAGCGGCAAAGGGGACTACGAGTGCCAATGCAAAGCAAGCTGTAACTCAGCAACATCCCCCCGCAACATTGTTCTTCTCCCGGACCGAGCTGCTAAGCCAGGATCAGCGAGCTGAAGCTACCTGGAGCTACGCCGTATCCGAAGAAGACCTGCATCTGCTGCAAAAAATCGTCATGGCAGAAGCAGAAGGCGAACCGTACAAGGGCAAGGTGGCAGTTGCCAACGTTGTTCTAAACCGGCTGCGGTCAGCCAATTTTCCCGACACCATCCGAGAGGTAATCTATCAGAAAAGACAGTTCAGTCCTGTGGCCAACGGGCGTCTTAAACGCGTGAAGCCCAATAAAGACAGCATCCGCGCAGTGGATGCTGCGCTTAGAGGAGTCAAGGAGGTTACGGATGATACGTATTTCTTCCTGTCGCTGACCCTCGCCCAGGACCTTACGGTGCATCACTCGCGCACACTCGCCAAGACGATCGGCAATCATACATTCTATAAATAA